From the Sardina pilchardus chromosome 11, fSarPil1.1, whole genome shotgun sequence genome, the window TGCTCTTGTacatttcctccctctccttgcaAATGGGGTGGTTGTAAGTCTCCTGAAGTTTAATGAAGTAGAATGCCACTGCAGGGATATAGCCCAAGCCAATCAGCCCATTTAGTATGGCCTCAACCAGCAATGTCAATGGCCAGCGGTATGGTACACGGAAGATCCCCAGGGCCAGCATGACAAGAGCATAAACCATCAGTGCCCCTCCACATGCCATGCTGAAGACGTAAGGGGGCAGCTTGAGCTGATAGAACTGTCTGTCCAGTTGTTTCACCCGCTCTGCCTCGGCTCCGATGAAAGCATTGGCACCTCCATAGTGGTATTCATACACACCACCAAGGCTGGCAATGTCACGGTACTCCCCCTTATTACCGTGAGAAACTCCAGCACAGATAATGATCAACAAGTTGAGAAATACCTCCATTGCCTGGCAAATTCCTGAATGATAAAAGACAATCAcacacttcattttcataccatcgTGTGCAGCCCATGCTACAACTGTAATATTGATCTGTGCTAAGTTCGTGTTACACCTAAaaggaaggtcagacatgaggcTTCAATTCTCATTGGTGAGTGAAAACAAAAATAGCCGCTTGGTCCATGAAAAGTTCAAGACGACTTTTGCCAAGTCTTGAAACTAAATGTTTTGAAATTAATGTTTCAGCTAAAGGATACATACCTCTTGCTGTGCCCAAATATCGGATATTGTAAAGTGCCTCTCGGTGTTGTGGGTCATATTGGTTGTAAGAAGACACAGGACTTTCCAAGTACCTAAAATAGAGAGGAAAGAATTACACAAGTGCCATAAACACACATCCAATTTAAGGTATGTAGCAGCAGTTTGTAAGCTCTTGTAATTATCTTACTGTCTTTGATGGCCTTGGTGATGATGAGAGTCATAATTATGCCTGTCTGGGTGAGTggatgcacctctctctctctcaggataaTTCCTCTTTGTGCTACTATCATTGACGtggttcctctcttctcctgtcctgtTTCTCTTCTCATAATAattctcagtttctctctcatcatctcttGTGTAGTGAGACTGTTCTCGTTCTCTGCTTTTATGGCGGTGATCATCCCGACGGTGGTGCCTGTCCAACTCTGGCATTGTGGCAAATGTGGTAGGCTACTTGGCAAGCTCCAAATTATGAGCAATACACCTGTTCAAGATGAGGAGCAAAATCAGATGATTCTTTTAAACCAAGCAAAGCAAACATACAGTTATTGTCAGTGTAGGCCTGGATGGGAATGGTACAAGAGATCAGagtcaaaaaaacaaaactataaAACAGTGATCTGACTCCTTCATTGTTTAGTGGGTTTGCCTTTGAGCCTAGTGCCCGTTACATCGTATTCTAGCCTTGGGTTTTTCAAAATGTGTGCCGTGACGCATGCTCGGAGGTGCTGCAGCATTGTCCAAGGCTTGATAATTTACaacatacatttatttaaaaaaaaaaaaaaaaaaaaaacagttgtgaTAAAGGTACAGTCATTTGATGCACTTCAGTTGAAGGCACAGTCTATTCCTGATATTTCTGTTCAAA encodes:
- the marveld3 gene encoding MARVEL domain-containing protein 3, which codes for MPELDRHHRRDDHRHKSREREQSHYTRDDERETENYYEKRNRTGEERNHVNDSSTKRNYPERERGASTHPDRHNYDSHHHQGHQRQYLESPVSSYNQYDPQHREALYNIRYLGTARGICQAMEVFLNLLIIICAGVSHGNKGEYRDIASLGGVYEYHYGGANAFIGAEAERVKQLDRQFYQLKLPPYVFSMACGGALMVYALVMLALGIFRVPYRWPLTLLVEAILNGLIGLGYIPAVAFYFIKLQETYNHPICKEREEMYKSKGHRGFECTLHGTDVAGGLFGVLGVILFPIGAVLAIRAFRAVRERKKQRDLENNHL